The following are encoded in a window of Campylobacter concisus genomic DNA:
- a CDS encoding ABC transporter substrate-binding protein, which translates to MKKFFMALVVLFASLLLNAAEFRDVKDITGDVVKVPAKVEKIATLWYANNQIILMLGGADKIVATTDLIKNNKWFAHVYPRISSIPNGVNGKDLQVEELVKLSPDVVIAADKKNKEELTKNGFTVLYPSFTNHADMKKSVSIMAEVIGGDAPKIAQKFNEYFDGNLKKALSKTDKIAASDRPKVLHIADGKNLFKVDGTNTIIDEWIRVAGGQNAVQKAGNMLELNAEEIPNADPDVIIVGRAKAPEILQKIYENPIYAGTKAVKNKKVYVNPTGVFSWDRYGAEGALQILWAAKILHPEIFKDIDIVAETKKFYKEFLHYELSDDEVNYILNGLDPTGK; encoded by the coding sequence ATGAAAAAATTTTTCATGGCTTTAGTAGTGCTGTTTGCAAGCCTTTTGCTTAATGCAGCTGAGTTTAGAGATGTCAAAGATATTACTGGCGACGTCGTAAAAGTTCCCGCGAAAGTAGAAAAAATCGCTACGCTTTGGTATGCGAACAATCAAATCATATTAATGCTTGGTGGCGCGGACAAGATAGTAGCAACTACCGATCTTATCAAAAACAACAAATGGTTTGCGCACGTTTATCCTAGAATTTCAAGCATACCAAACGGCGTAAACGGCAAAGATTTGCAGGTAGAAGAGCTAGTTAAACTAAGCCCAGACGTCGTTATAGCCGCCGATAAAAAGAACAAAGAAGAGCTAACTAAAAACGGCTTTACCGTGCTTTATCCGTCATTTACGAATCATGCGGATATGAAAAAGAGCGTATCTATAATGGCTGAGGTCATAGGAGGCGACGCGCCGAAGATCGCTCAAAAATTTAACGAGTATTTTGACGGCAACCTTAAAAAAGCACTAAGCAAAACAGATAAGATCGCTGCGTCAGACAGACCAAAAGTACTTCACATAGCTGATGGTAAAAATTTATTCAAAGTTGATGGCACAAATACGATCATAGACGAGTGGATAAGGGTCGCAGGCGGCCAAAACGCGGTTCAAAAAGCAGGAAATATGCTTGAACTAAACGCAGAAGAGATACCTAACGCAGATCCCGACGTCATCATCGTAGGCAGAGCTAAAGCTCCAGAAATTTTACAAAAGATATACGAAAATCCTATCTACGCGGGCACCAAAGCCGTCAAAAATAAAAAAGTTTACGTAAATCCTACCGGCGTTTTTAGCTGGGATAGATATGGCGCCGAGGGAGCACTGCAAATTTTATGGGCGGCTAAGATATTACACCCTGAAATTTTTAAAGATATAGATATAGTAGCTGAAACGAAGAAATTTTATAAAGAATTTTTACACTATGAGCTAAGCGATGATGAAGTAAATTACATCTTAAATGGCTTAGACCCAACTGGAAAATAA